A portion of the Thunnus albacares chromosome 5, fThuAlb1.1, whole genome shotgun sequence genome contains these proteins:
- the foxp3b gene encoding forkhead box protein P1 isoform X2 encodes MDSMKQKQQRPSVLRQVSITTSRQQRENGASEAISICKEEADASRSSSPHMGSSASQGHHLLPMRRDGPKQSSREARLHEGIPESASALFVSGLCRWPGCDAVSEDFPSFLKHLHSEHSHGERSIAQWRIQQDIVQCLESQLILEKQKLIAMQLHLRLSEHKYTDLKAASDWPYSLPLFLPQPQVAEGDRVQQWGVKHLEELAQHGFRAAGSSHLLPDLVPSMECYKYNNIRPPYTYAYLIRWSILESPDKQRTLNEIYNWFTTMFFYFRHNTATWKNAVRHNLSLHKCFVRVEGGKGAVWTVDETEYQRRKGQKYHRDCPVKWLTSYSHY; translated from the exons ATGGACAGCatgaagcagaagcagcagagacCATCAGTGCTGCGTCAGGTTTCCATAACAACCTCCAGACAACAACGTG AAAACGGTGCATCTGAAGCCATCTCCATTTGCAAGGAAGAGGCAGATGCAAGCAGGTCCTCTTCACCACACATGGGCTCCTCTGCCAGCCAAGGCCATCATTTGCTGCCCATGAGGAGAGACGGTCCAAAGCAGAGCTCCAGAGAGGCCAGGCTTCATGAAGG CATCCCAGAGAGCGCCAGTGCTCTGTTTGTGAGTGGCCTCTGCCGCTGGCCTGGCTGTGATGCAGTGTCTGAAGATTTCCCTAGTTTCTTAAA ACATCTCCATTCTGAACACAGTCATGGTGAAAGAAGCATTGCTCAGTGGAGGATCCAGCAGGATATTGTTCAGTGCTTGGAGAGTCAG cTCATCCTGGAAAAACAGAAACTCATTGCGATGCAACTCCATCTGCGCCTCTCTGAACACAAATACACTGATTTG AAGGCAGCTTCTGATTGGCCGTACAGCCTTCCTCTGTTCCTGCCTCAGCCTCAGGTAGCGGAGGGAGACAGAGTGCAACAATGGGGAGTTAAACATCTGGAGGAGTTGGCCCAGCACGGCTTCAGAGCTGCTGGTTCTTCCCACCTTCTGCCAG ATCTGGTCCCCAGTATGGAGTGTTACAAATACAATAACATCAGGCCTCCGTACACCTACGCCTACCTGATCAGATGG TCTATCCTGGAGTCTCCAGACAAACAACGCACTCTGAATGAGATCTACAACTGGTTCACCACCATGTTCTTCTATTTCAGACACAACACCGCCACCTGGAAG AATGCCGTGCGTCACAACCTCAGCCTGCACAAGTGTTTTGTGcgggtggagggagggaagggagcAGTGTGGACGGTGGATGAAACAGAGTACCAGCGGAGGAAGGGACAGAAGTATCACAG GGACTGTCCTGTGAAGTGGCTCACATCCTACTCTCATTACTGA
- the foxp3b gene encoding forkhead box protein P3 isoform X3: protein MKVIICVLAFLENGASEAISICKEEADASRSSSPHMGSSASQGHHLLPMRRDGPKQSSREARLHEGIPESASALFVSGLCRWPGCDAVSEDFPSFLKHLHSEHSHGERSIAQWRIQQDIVQCLESQLILEKQKLIAMQLHLRLSEHKYTDLKAASDWPYSLPLFLPQPQVAEGDRVQQWGVKHLEELAQHGFRAAGSSHLLPDLVPSMECYKYNNIRPPYTYAYLIRWSILESPDKQRTLNEIYNWFTTMFFYFRHNTATWKNAVRHNLSLHKCFVRVEGGKGAVWTVDETEYQRRKGQKYHRDCPVKWLTSYSHY from the exons ATGAAAGTCATTATATGTGTACTGGCGTTTTTAG AAAACGGTGCATCTGAAGCCATCTCCATTTGCAAGGAAGAGGCAGATGCAAGCAGGTCCTCTTCACCACACATGGGCTCCTCTGCCAGCCAAGGCCATCATTTGCTGCCCATGAGGAGAGACGGTCCAAAGCAGAGCTCCAGAGAGGCCAGGCTTCATGAAGG CATCCCAGAGAGCGCCAGTGCTCTGTTTGTGAGTGGCCTCTGCCGCTGGCCTGGCTGTGATGCAGTGTCTGAAGATTTCCCTAGTTTCTTAAA ACATCTCCATTCTGAACACAGTCATGGTGAAAGAAGCATTGCTCAGTGGAGGATCCAGCAGGATATTGTTCAGTGCTTGGAGAGTCAG cTCATCCTGGAAAAACAGAAACTCATTGCGATGCAACTCCATCTGCGCCTCTCTGAACACAAATACACTGATTTG AAGGCAGCTTCTGATTGGCCGTACAGCCTTCCTCTGTTCCTGCCTCAGCCTCAGGTAGCGGAGGGAGACAGAGTGCAACAATGGGGAGTTAAACATCTGGAGGAGTTGGCCCAGCACGGCTTCAGAGCTGCTGGTTCTTCCCACCTTCTGCCAG ATCTGGTCCCCAGTATGGAGTGTTACAAATACAATAACATCAGGCCTCCGTACACCTACGCCTACCTGATCAGATGG TCTATCCTGGAGTCTCCAGACAAACAACGCACTCTGAATGAGATCTACAACTGGTTCACCACCATGTTCTTCTATTTCAGACACAACACCGCCACCTGGAAG AATGCCGTGCGTCACAACCTCAGCCTGCACAAGTGTTTTGTGcgggtggagggagggaagggagcAGTGTGGACGGTGGATGAAACAGAGTACCAGCGGAGGAAGGGACAGAAGTATCACAG GGACTGTCCTGTGAAGTGGCTCACATCCTACTCTCATTACTGA